The following proteins are co-located in the Streptomyces sp. DT2A-34 genome:
- a CDS encoding CBS domain-containing protein, with amino-acid sequence MTQHVRDVMTADPTTVEPQTSVQAVARMMRDENIGAVLVTEGERLRGLVSDRDLVVRAVAEGGDPDRTTVAQACSEDLVTVGPDDDLVVAVQVMREHSVRRVPVVDQESHPVGIISIGDLAIERDPDSALGDISAARPNQ; translated from the coding sequence ATGACTCAGCATGTCCGCGACGTCATGACGGCCGACCCGACGACCGTCGAGCCGCAGACCTCGGTCCAGGCGGTGGCCCGGATGATGCGCGACGAGAACATCGGCGCCGTGCTGGTCACCGAGGGCGAGCGGCTGCGCGGGCTGGTCAGCGACCGTGACCTGGTGGTCCGCGCGGTGGCCGAGGGCGGCGACCCGGACCGTACGACCGTGGCCCAGGCGTGCAGCGAGGACCTCGTCACCGTCGGACCCGACGACGACCTGGTCGTCGCGGTGCAGGTGATGCGCGAGCACTCCGTCCGACGCGTACCGGTCGTCGACCAGGAAAGTCACCCGGTGGGCATCATCTCCATCGGCGACCTGGCCATCGAGCGCGATCCCGACTCTGCGCTCGGCGACATCAGCGCCGCACGCCCCAACCAGTGA
- a CDS encoding DUF6480 family protein: MTSPDPEPSRTPGLEPGSGVPPGETPPAEAGGTAGISHPQPELRKGWGAMPLVLIMVVVALVAIGLIAMVVALIA, encoded by the coding sequence ATGACCAGTCCTGATCCCGAGCCGTCACGAACTCCAGGCCTCGAACCCGGCAGCGGGGTGCCACCGGGTGAGACCCCACCCGCTGAGGCAGGTGGCACGGCCGGCATCTCCCATCCGCAGCCCGAGCTGCGCAAGGGCTGGGGCGCGATGCCGCTCGTCCTCATCATGGTGGTGGTGGCCCTGGTGGCGATCGGGCTGATCGCCATGGTGGTGGCTCTGATCGCCTAG
- a CDS encoding SIS domain-containing protein — protein MKLAADTTHCDQLMKALEGFRAYTPLVEHWGAGLAARLGDGARLLAAGNGGSAAQAQHLTAELVGRYRDDRPPFSALALHADSSSTTAIANDYGVQEIFARQVAAHGRSGDVLILLSTSGASANLRVAATEARRLGMTVWALTGPAPNPLAVAADEALCVDAAVAATVQELHLVAVHMLCESFDRAVGAVGQRNAAAGRQSSARQWAVVAGEESP, from the coding sequence ATGAAACTCGCCGCCGACACCACGCACTGCGACCAGCTGATGAAGGCACTGGAAGGCTTTCGCGCCTACACCCCCCTGGTCGAGCACTGGGGCGCCGGCCTCGCCGCGCGACTGGGCGACGGAGCCAGGCTGCTCGCCGCAGGCAACGGAGGCAGCGCCGCCCAGGCCCAGCACCTGACGGCCGAACTGGTCGGCCGCTACCGCGACGACCGCCCGCCGTTCTCCGCGCTCGCGCTGCACGCCGACTCGTCCTCCACCACGGCCATCGCCAACGACTACGGCGTACAGGAGATCTTCGCCCGGCAGGTCGCCGCGCACGGCCGGTCCGGCGACGTCCTGATCCTGCTGTCCACCAGCGGCGCCAGCGCCAACCTGCGCGTCGCGGCCACCGAGGCCCGCCGCCTCGGCATGACGGTGTGGGCACTGACCGGCCCGGCGCCCAACCCGCTGGCGGTCGCCGCCGACGAGGCCCTGTGCGTGGACGCGGCCGTCGCCGCCACGGTCCAGGAACTGCACCTGGTGGCCGTCCACATGCTCTGTGAGTCCTTCGACCGGGCCGTCGGTGCCGTTGGACAGCGCAACGCCGCGGCCGGGCGGCAGAGTTCCGCGCGACAATGGGCGGTCGTCGCGGGGGAGGAGAGCCCATGA
- a CDS encoding DUF2180 family protein: MNCYECAQLDRTVAAVAVCTVCGAGVCADHVRTERKQLREPANPGKVIHQQPARQLTCPICRHAEETV; this comes from the coding sequence ATGAACTGCTACGAATGCGCACAGCTGGATCGCACGGTCGCCGCGGTTGCTGTCTGCACCGTCTGCGGCGCGGGAGTATGCGCCGACCATGTCCGCACCGAGCGCAAGCAACTGCGCGAGCCCGCCAACCCGGGCAAGGTGATCCACCAACAGCCGGCCCGCCAGTTGACCTGCCCGATATGCCGGCACGCGGAGGAGACCGTGTGA
- a CDS encoding glycosyltransferase, whose protein sequence is MNILVWHVHGSWLTTLVQGPYTFLVPVTPDRGPDGLGRARTWQWPPTVRESSPAELREADIDLMVLQRPHELELARQWTGRRPGIDVPAVYVEHNSPHETAVDTRHPLAGRSDIPVVHVTHFNRLMWDNGRAPTTVIEHGIIDPGQLWTGEERRAAVVVNEPVRRGRTTGTDLLPYFARTVPLDVFGMRTEGLADHLGLPPELCRCRDLPQSALHPRMARCRLYVHPVRWTSLGLSLLEAMYLGMPVVALDTTEVREAVPEGAGVVSNRLDVLQDAVRGFLAEPVHARLTGEAARAAVQARYGERRFRDDWERLIKEVTR, encoded by the coding sequence ATGAACATCCTGGTCTGGCATGTGCACGGCTCGTGGCTCACCACGTTGGTGCAGGGCCCGTACACCTTCCTCGTCCCCGTCACCCCCGACCGGGGCCCGGACGGTCTGGGACGGGCCAGAACATGGCAATGGCCGCCCACGGTAAGGGAGTCGAGCCCGGCCGAGCTGCGCGAGGCCGACATCGACCTGATGGTGCTGCAACGGCCGCACGAGCTGGAACTGGCCCGGCAGTGGACCGGCCGCCGCCCCGGCATCGACGTGCCCGCCGTGTACGTCGAGCACAACAGCCCGCACGAGACGGCCGTGGACACCCGCCACCCGCTGGCCGGCCGCTCCGACATCCCCGTCGTCCACGTCACCCACTTCAACCGTCTGATGTGGGACAACGGACGGGCACCGACCACAGTGATCGAGCACGGGATCATCGACCCCGGACAACTGTGGACCGGCGAGGAACGACGCGCCGCGGTCGTCGTGAACGAGCCCGTACGGCGCGGCCGCACCACGGGCACCGACCTGCTGCCGTACTTCGCCCGTACGGTGCCACTGGATGTCTTCGGCATGCGCACGGAAGGGCTCGCCGACCACCTCGGACTGCCCCCCGAACTCTGCCGCTGCCGGGACCTCCCGCAGAGCGCACTGCATCCGCGGATGGCCCGCTGCCGCCTCTACGTCCACCCCGTCCGATGGACGTCCCTCGGCCTGTCCCTGCTGGAGGCCATGTACCTGGGCATGCCCGTGGTGGCACTGGACACCACCGAGGTGCGCGAAGCCGTACCCGAGGGAGCCGGCGTCGTCTCCAACCGGCTGGACGTACTCCAGGACGCCGTACGCGGATTCCTCGCGGAGCCCGTGCACGCCCGGCTGACAGGGGAGGCCGCCAGGGCTGCGGTACAGGCCCGCTATGGAGAGCGGCGCTTCCGGGACGACTGGGAACGCCTGATCAAGGAGGTCACCCGATGA
- a CDS encoding glycosyltransferase: protein MSPTCLPSGRVAMVSEHAGPLAALGGPDAGGQNVYVAQLARQLARRGHEVVVYTRRDSHRLPDRITTPDGFKVVHVPAGPPTPVPKDELLPHIPEFGRWLAREWEQWTPDVVHAHFWMSGMAALDGARALGVPVVQTYHALGTVKKRHQGAADTSPPDRIAIERAVGQECGRIIATCRDEVRELEAMGLSRSTISVVPCGVDPRRFSQVRGARREPYAPRRLVTVGRLVPRKGFDRAIRALAGVPDAELLIAGGPEPALLFAEPEAERLRAVAAECGVADRVRLLGGVSREQMPRLLSSADLVLSLPRYEPFGIVPVEAMACGTPVIATAVGGQLDTVMDGVTGVLVPPEEDHDISGTIRDLLDHPALLARYGALGRRRVLAHYTWDTVADGVSRVYGAVSSVPALSGVVR from the coding sequence ATGAGCCCCACCTGCCTTCCGTCCGGACGCGTCGCCATGGTCTCCGAGCACGCCGGCCCCCTGGCCGCGCTCGGCGGACCCGACGCGGGGGGCCAGAACGTCTACGTCGCGCAGCTCGCCCGGCAACTCGCCCGCCGCGGCCACGAGGTCGTCGTGTACACGCGTCGGGACAGCCACCGGCTGCCGGACCGGATCACCACCCCCGACGGATTCAAGGTCGTCCACGTGCCCGCCGGACCCCCGACGCCGGTTCCCAAGGACGAACTCCTCCCTCACATACCGGAGTTCGGCCGATGGCTGGCCCGCGAGTGGGAACAGTGGACGCCCGACGTGGTGCACGCCCACTTCTGGATGTCCGGCATGGCGGCCCTGGACGGCGCCCGCGCCCTCGGCGTGCCCGTCGTGCAGACCTACCACGCGCTCGGCACCGTGAAGAAGCGGCACCAGGGCGCCGCCGACACCAGTCCGCCCGACCGCATCGCGATCGAGCGAGCCGTGGGCCAGGAGTGCGGCCGGATCATCGCCACCTGCCGGGACGAGGTACGCGAACTCGAGGCCATGGGCCTGTCCCGCAGCACCATCTCCGTCGTCCCCTGCGGGGTGGACCCCCGCCGGTTCAGCCAGGTCCGCGGCGCCCGACGTGAGCCGTACGCGCCCCGGCGGCTGGTCACCGTCGGCCGGCTCGTGCCCCGCAAGGGCTTCGACCGCGCGATCCGCGCCCTGGCCGGCGTACCCGACGCCGAACTCCTCATCGCCGGCGGACCCGAACCCGCCCTTCTCTTCGCCGAACCGGAGGCCGAGCGGCTGCGGGCGGTCGCGGCCGAGTGCGGGGTGGCCGACCGGGTGAGGCTGCTCGGCGGGGTGAGCCGCGAGCAGATGCCCCGGCTCCTGTCCAGCGCCGACCTCGTGCTGTCCCTGCCCCGCTACGAGCCGTTCGGCATCGTGCCGGTCGAGGCCATGGCCTGCGGCACCCCCGTGATCGCCACCGCCGTCGGCGGCCAGCTCGACACCGTCATGGACGGCGTCACCGGTGTCCTGGTCCCGCCCGAGGAGGACCACGACATCAGCGGCACCATCCGCGACCTGCTTGACCACCCGGCCCTGCTCGCCCGCTACGGCGCCCTCGGCCGCCGGCGCGTGCTCGCCCACTACACCTGGGACACCGTGGCCGACGGCGTGTCCCGGGTCTACGGCGCCGTCTCCTCCGTCCCCGCGCTCTCGGGAGTCGTCCGATGA
- the rfaE2 gene encoding D-glycero-beta-D-manno-heptose 1-phosphate adenylyltransferase has protein sequence MSGPAPLLVVGDALLDHDLSGRAERLAPDAPVPVVSGARRTTRPGGAALAACLAAADGRPVTLVTALGDDPASASLRRLLAGRVDLVPLPLTGTLSSKTRVLAGGRSLLRLDDGDGRARRATDEACRAIAAADAVLVADYGRGTADVLRDALADAVRRVPVVWDPHPRGQQPLPDVRLVTPSATEARGFAGALGTEEPADGGSLHTAARDAGALVRAWRAAAVAVTLGGSGALLSHGETPLLVPSPVSADGDACGAGDRFAATAAGLLADGELTETAVRGAVHAATRYVAEGGVGSLVMSVRDSADATDATDAAEAAYVGDAAAHATTPQGPPATPEHTSTDDALRTAARVRAAGGTVVAAGGCFDLLHAGHVALLQAARRTGDCLVVCVNSDTSVRRRKGDGRPLVPLADRIRVLRALECVDAVAVFDEDTPERLLGELRPHIWAKGGDYARVELPEAELVASWGGQVVLLPYLDGRSTTGLAERAALAPRAVAASTGAPDGRR, from the coding sequence ATGAGCGGCCCGGCCCCGCTGCTCGTCGTCGGGGACGCGCTGCTCGACCACGACCTGTCCGGCCGGGCCGAGCGGCTGGCCCCCGACGCCCCCGTACCGGTCGTGAGCGGCGCCCGGCGCACCACCCGGCCGGGCGGCGCCGCGCTCGCGGCCTGCCTCGCCGCCGCCGACGGCCGACCCGTCACCCTCGTCACCGCCCTGGGGGACGACCCGGCCAGCGCATCCCTGCGCCGCCTCCTGGCCGGCCGGGTCGACCTGGTCCCGCTGCCCCTGACCGGCACTCTGTCCAGCAAGACCCGGGTGCTGGCCGGGGGACGGTCACTGCTGCGCCTGGACGACGGCGACGGCCGGGCCCGCCGGGCCACCGACGAGGCGTGCCGGGCGATCGCCGCGGCCGACGCCGTACTCGTCGCCGACTACGGGCGCGGCACCGCCGACGTGCTGCGCGACGCGCTGGCCGACGCGGTCAGGCGGGTGCCCGTCGTCTGGGACCCGCATCCGCGCGGCCAACAGCCCTTGCCCGACGTCCGGTTGGTCACCCCGTCGGCCACCGAGGCACGTGGCTTCGCGGGCGCCCTGGGCACCGAGGAGCCAGCGGACGGCGGCTCCCTGCACACGGCGGCCCGTGACGCCGGGGCGCTGGTCAGGGCGTGGCGGGCGGCCGCCGTGGCGGTGACCCTGGGCGGGAGCGGGGCGCTGCTGTCGCACGGGGAGACACCGCTGCTGGTGCCCTCGCCGGTCTCGGCCGACGGCGATGCCTGCGGCGCCGGCGACCGGTTCGCGGCGACTGCCGCCGGGCTCCTCGCGGACGGCGAGCTCACCGAGACCGCCGTACGGGGAGCCGTGCACGCCGCGACCCGGTACGTCGCCGAGGGGGGTGTCGGGTCGCTCGTCATGAGCGTCAGGGACAGTGCCGATGCCACGGACGCCACGGATGCCGCCGAGGCCGCCTATGTGGGGGACGCCGCAGCGCACGCCACGACGCCCCAGGGCCCGCCCGCCACACCCGAGCACACCTCCACGGACGACGCGTTGCGCACGGCAGCCCGGGTGCGGGCCGCGGGCGGGACGGTGGTCGCCGCCGGCGGTTGCTTCGACCTGCTGCACGCCGGTCACGTCGCGTTGCTCCAGGCCGCCCGCCGCACCGGGGACTGCCTGGTGGTGTGCGTCAACTCGGACACCTCGGTGCGCCGACGCAAGGGGGACGGCCGCCCGCTCGTCCCGCTGGCGGACCGGATCCGCGTCCTGCGCGCCCTGGAGTGCGTCGACGCCGTCGCCGTGTTCGACGAGGACACCCCGGAGCGGCTGCTCGGCGAGTTGCGCCCGCACATCTGGGCCAAGGGCGGCGACTACGCCCGCGTCGAGCTGCCGGAGGCGGAGCTCGTGGCGAGCTGGGGCGGCCAGGTCGTCCTGCTGCCCTACCTCGACGGCCGCTCCACCACCGGCCTCGCCGAGCGCGCGGCGCTGGCCCCACGGGCGGTGGCCGCGTCCACGGGGGCGCCGGACGGACGGAGGTGA